Below is a genomic region from Rhododendron vialii isolate Sample 1 chromosome 5a, ASM3025357v1.
CTAGAGGGTAAGAACCATACTTTGATGAATGCTTTAAGttcttttattttgatcatacgTCAATGCGCAAAGGCTACATGCCCTTTGAGAGAGACTTAGTACCTTTGTGGTTGAAAACTCCTGCCGCTGAACCTGGGGAAAACTTTGATGGGCACAAAGAAGTCTGAGCTAGATTTCTTATCTCTAGGGATCTATATGGCATTGGCGTGTCTCTCAGCAACAGTAGGTGTGGCGTTGAATATTACAATGCAGCACAATTTGCACGCCAATTCGATCTGATGCAACTCATCCCTGTTCCTCCTTGTCAATCTTGCAACGATGATTTCATTGATAGGGATTTTGTGCCTGAGAAAGCCATAGAAGCTGTTAGGAACAGATATGCCAAGGAGGATTCTTCTTTCCAACTGCTATCATATCCTGAGCGCCCCGAAAAATCCCTTAGATTTGAGAACATTATACCTTCAAgaataatgatgatgatgaggtaAGATTCAATAGTGGAGATTAAGAATAGACCCGACATACATAAAGCAATAAAGTTCTGATGTTGAATGCAGAGGAACTGGAAACCATGTTGTGAGCAGAAAATGATATGAAACTGGTATATCCCTTGAGGCAAAGCTCAGAATGAGAGACTGCCTTAGCACAATTACTTCAGCATAACTATTACGGACAAGAACAACTACTTTACCGCCTTTGATCGTAGTCTTAAATGAGCAAAATACCCACAACACAAATGTTTAAGCAGTAACGGAAGCTGAGTAAATGTTCTCTCTGAAGTCGACCAGTTTCTGGTAGTTTAATTGCTATTCAAGCATTAGGAACAGAGGTTAAATCCTGCAGCATAAAATAAGCCTGTTTCCATACTTCTCTTCACTCTGGGATACATCAGATCAAAGAAAGGCTAACCCAATACGAGAGATATCCGCTGCAAAGCCATAGAGCAGTTCAAGAATCCTACCAAAACCATTATATCTTTCCATCTTGACAACACCATCCTCCATGATTGGCTCACGGCTTGTAAAAGCATATTCATAATATCAGTCACAAATCATCATTTCATGTACTCGTATAACCCAAGGAATGATAATTAAAAACTTGAAAATAAAGTTGACAAAATCAATGTCATCAGAAACTGTTATATGAGAAAATAAAGATGGCCATTACCTAATCAGTAAGAAAACAAGATATGGAAAAATTGGAATCAAACAGAACCAAGAATCATCCATTATTCGGACAAATACCTATAAATATACTGGGATGATGTGTTACTTGACCTTTCAAAGGTTAATTCGTGAAACTCAAACTTTCAGAACTACTTTGCTGGTGGTTTTAAACTGGAGGGAATTGGTAGTGTAGTATTGCTATGCGGTGATTTTCGCCTGCAAAAAATATTCCAGCTTCTCTTTGTCTTCACCAACTTCTGAATCTCCCTTCTCATCATCTGACACTCTTTTTCCAGATCAGAAAGGCGTTCCCTTATGTCATCAATACCCACAGCCCTGTCTTGTGAAGAGAGTGCAAGGTTTCCATTGGGATTTTGTGAGCTCTCCAGATTGTCAGAGACAAAGAACCAACCAGAAATTGATGTGCGTAGGCGAAGCTGTTCAAAGAACAGGACTTGGACAATCACTCGGAGAGGTAGCCTCTCATTCTGGGCTGCATGGGTGCTAGCCTCTATCGAGAGCTTTTGGCAGTTCATGAGTCTGCAAATTTGCTCCCGCTCGGAATCTGTGAGCCAAGGATGTGCCTAAATTGTGAAATGTGTTAGAATGCTAAGAAGTACACTCCTGATCAGACAAATAGCATCAATGTCACCCATTAACCAAGGCTAATTACACAATTTTAGTCAGTCTAGGCTCAGAACTTAAGGAGTTACCCTTTCTAGCTTGGTTCGTGAAAGTTTTTGCATGTTATTATGTATTTAAGCACCATAACCTTCTAATTTACAGGAGATAGAATAGTATGTGAGTTTCAATTACCCATTAATTACTAAATGCACATTCCCAAAGGCTAAATTGTCAGGAAGAACCAAATTCTCTGTCTAATAACTTCCAAAAGATTCACTATCTTTCTTCAAGAACCCGAATTTTTAATTTCATGGTTCCCTTCAcgatacataatttttgactgATTTTATGGATAATGTAGGATTCTTTTACCTTCAAATATATATCGATCGCACGGTACATGCTGTCAGCAAGTGGCCTGGCATAATCAGGGACAGCAGCAGCAAGCAACTGGAATTTCGGAAACTTCAAATTAACATCCGGGGCCACGTCAGCAAGATAAACATCCACCAGATTGGCGACCATTGTTATCGACGTCAGTGAATGCGGGTCCCCTTCCATTGACTGCCCTTCTTCAACTATGCAAGGAGATGATGCAGCTGCAGCCTGATCCATCAACATGAAATGATCCAAAATCCTCTGAAAACAGTCTATATCATATAGAGTCTCCACTGAGTATCCCATATTTGGTATCAACACATCTTCTAAAGAAGCTTGGTCTAGCTGTGCCCCCACTCTTTTCTCTAAACTTTCTCTGCACGAGGGACTTGCATGCAAAATCATAGCAGCGTGGAGCAATCTAAGAAGAAACTGAGTGTTTGTAACCCCTTTCTGAATAGGAAGTAACTCCACAATCTCTTCAAGTATAGTCCTTTGATCTGCCTCAGGAGGGACAGATATGGTGGACCCTGGATTAGCATGGTTTGTGTCCTTATTCATCAAAGGAAGATGCCTTTTGGCGAAAAAAATGAGGGACCCAGCAATTTTTTCTGGCTTCATGCCTCCTAATTCAACGGCTAGAATAAGTCTTTTGTAGAGAGGTAATGAAAGAGAGGACACATCCTCATACCACCAATCATCACCGGCATTTTGTGTTTTGGTTTTAGTGGATATTCCATTCCATAAGATGGTGTTTCTAGGGCTCGGCGTGTTAATGGACCCTGAAACAGGCCAATTGAGTAAGTTTGTATCCGAAAAGGTTTTCATTGCCAAGGAATTGATGCATCTGGAGACAATATGGTGTTCCTCTGCAAAAGGTAGAACTTCTTCACAGGTTTTGAGAGCCTTGATTGTGTCCGCCCAATTGGAAAAAACTTCGTTAAGGAAACCTTCTGTTTGGGCAATAAGATTCCCCTCTCCAAAATGTTCATCCATTTCAAGGTACTCAGCTGCACACCGAAGAACAACTACATTCAAAGCAGTGAGCTCCATTTTCACACCATAGCAAAATTTGGCAATGAGCTCAAATGATTTAGCTCCACCGGGTATGTCATGAAGTTGCAACACACATACTGATCCATCACCACTAGACAATTCTCCAATTCGCTTTTCTAGTAGTCCACTTCTTGACATCAAGGGAAACTGAAGCACGTGAAAATATAGAAGAAATTATAAAATTTAACAAAGTAGCATTAATATGCAATGGTTGAGGTGATTTAAAATTGCAGCATTCCAGAAGCAAAACAAAGGAATGTGAAGATAACTTATGTACATTTCATAAGGAACTTGCACCTTGTGAAGATGAAAGGCCATATCTCCAATTTCAACAGTCACATCACTTTGGAGTCCACTCGTGCACTGCCTGAAAAGAGAGTATAAGAGGCTCCATGAAGCTACAGTAAAACATATCTACACAGGCAAAACCATAATCACATAGGCACATTGTTATGTATCTAGAAACACAATAATATTCAAATTCACAAAAGCCTGCAAGCACGGTGGATATTGATTCAAATCTCCAGTTCTGATGACAAACTACATCCAACTACCTGTATTTTGCTGACATTAGTAACGGTTCACTGACTTTCCGACTGAGTTGGTCCGTCTAAATTATTCAAGGCAAGAAAGATGATCAGGTTTTGACTTGAATAACTAAGGTATACCAATttgatcaagcccttttcgTGACTGTTGTAAAAACCTCTAGAATCAGCCTTTACCACTACATTTTTCCAGCTTCTCATAGTGAATAAATCACAAGATAccatgagataaaaaaaatctcCACATGCTGCACACATGCAGGAATGTAGCCTACAACATGATAGTAATGTGATATGCCAAGAAAATGAGGTGAGTATTAATTCTCAGATCTTGCAAACCACCAAAACTATATATAGCATGTTGGAACTTGCCAAGATACCATGGCACATTGTAACTTCCGGTTAACTAACTAATTCATTTCACATCCTAACCCATTGACTTTATTCTTTATTCTACTGCAGAAACACAAAATACGTCAGTATGACCTCATTTTAGAAGCTTTGTATGTATTAGATTCCATGATCTGTATACCTCTATATCTGGTATGGAAGTATAGCGATTTCTTATAAAACAGTGATACCGTTAATTTAATGATCAAATGGTGCGGGTTTGCTTGGATTACCTAAAATAAGCTTTCATTACAAAGTCCTTCtgcataaaactgattttcctTTGTGCTTTCTTTCACTATCTTATTCCCTATCGCTAGATGCAGAGGCACAAAGACATGCATACGGGAACGTACAATGTGAACACAAAGTGTATAGACGCATGGTTTCAGTAGTTTATATGTCGCCTACTACAGCCCACGTATGCGGAAAAGGTGACGCAAATATATTTACTATTCGGTCATGTCCATAAAAGGATTGTGGCTGAAATGAAAATATTGTGATCAATTATGGATAGAGAAGAGAAAACTTAGAATTAGTAAAGAATGCAATAGGATTTAGGAGAAAGTTAGAGGTTGTACAAATTGAAGCTAAAATGAGATAGCCATTCGAAATAATATGGCAAAGTGCAAAGCAGACACAGCCCACGGGAGAACTGTTACCACATTATATGTTACATGGATGCTTTCAAATGTGCTAAGTACCTATGTCAGACCTACGACACTCAGGACAAGGGTGTGGGAGGCAAAACAAAAAGGCCCTTATCTTTGAGAAAAAAACTGTTCTCACCTCACCACAAGTCCCTTTGTATGAACCTCTTATCTGTCCTGTAAGAAATCGTTATGTCCTCAATGGATTAAAACTAATTTATAGCTTCCTTGGCAATTAAGCTCTCAGTAAGTTCACTATGTCTAATTGAACCCTTGACATAAGATAGACCCATATTCGCAGGGGCGGCTATACTAGTAGTTGAGGGAACCCctggaaaaaaaatgcactaaaatttgcattttttattttataaattgatttttctttatgTAATGGGTCATTCACGCGTAGCCAAAGTAAGTGAAATAAATTACTGACTAAGTAGATAGtatagctcaacaaaacaaaataaattaggctCAATAATTTTATAAGCCAataaaagttttattttatATAGAGCTTTGCATTAGAAAAATGTCCTGTACGATTTTGTCACTGCGCAATTGAAATCCCAGAGCCACCCCTCTCGCTGACATCCACAAAGGCATTTCAACAAACACAAAAGCATATATCACCAATAATATAAGGTAACAAAAATCATCAATCCCAAAATGCAAAAACAGGACAAACCCACTTGCCATTGCCAAGATTAAAAAGAAACCCATGTCAACTGAATGCCTCCAAACCAATCTCATTGCTCAATACCAAAAGGTGCTGTAAGAAAGAAACTGGCAGTTGTTAATGTTACCAAGTTTGGCCTTCA
It encodes:
- the LOC131327008 gene encoding BTB/POZ domain-containing protein At5g03250-like; this translates as MPIQFYVFERSKEPLQDMAFMRLGSKSEAFHREGQTWQCTSGLQSDVTVEIGDMAFHLHKFPLMSRSGLLEKRIGELSSGDGSVCVLQLHDIPGGAKSFELIAKFCYGVKMELTALNVVVLRCAAEYLEMDEHFGEGNLIAQTEGFLNEVFSNWADTIKALKTCEEVLPFAEEHHIVSRCINSLAMKTFSDTNLLNWPVSGSINTPSPRNTILWNGISTKTKTQNAGDDWWYEDVSSLSLPLYKRLILAVELGGMKPEKIAGSLIFFAKRHLPLMNKDTNHANPGSTISVPPEADQRTILEEIVELLPIQKGVTNTQFLLRLLHAAMILHASPSCRESLEKRVGAQLDQASLEDVLIPNMGYSVETLYDIDCFQRILDHFMLMDQAAAASSPCIVEEGQSMEGDPHSLTSITMVANLVDVYLADVAPDVNLKFPKFQLLAAAVPDYARPLADSMYRAIDIYLKAHPWLTDSEREQICRLMNCQKLSIEASTHAAQNERLPLRVIVQVLFFEQLRLRTSISGWFFVSDNLESSQNPNGNLALSSQDRAVGIDDIRERLSDLEKECQMMRREIQKLVKTKRSWNIFCRRKSPHSNTTLPIPSSLKPPAK